In Colletotrichum destructivum chromosome 1, complete sequence, the sequence TGCGTCAGCGTCGGCATTGGCGCTCCCATTTGTGCTTGCGTCCGCGGCTGGCGCAGCCTGAGAACCTGTATTTTCGAGCTGTGCTTTGGCCGCGACTGCGGGCTGCGATGGGGTTTCGACGGCCGCAGACTCGGAGGGAGCAGCTTGCTGCACGATCGGCTTTGCGTCGACGGGGGTAGGAGGTGCCGAATCCTTCGCGTCCTTTGACCGCGCTTCCTCGCGCTTCTTTTCCTGGGTCCGAAGGAAGACCTTGATCGTCGTTCGCAACGACTTGTGCGGCGTGCAGTCCTCGGCAGACACCGGCGAGTGCTCGCAAACCGGGCAAGAGGACGGGAGGGAAGATTGGCCTAGGGTTTCAGTCAGAACGCGAGGGTCGTGACAGAGTAGGAGGGCGAGTGACTAACAAGTCTCGCAAATGGCTTGCTCGCAGCAGGGAAGACGGAaggcgttgacggcgagctTGCTGCAGATGGCGCATCGCAGCTTGATCGGGATATCGTCGGGCGCGAGCGAGCTGAAGGAGGACGTTAGCACATTGACCaccggccgagaaggaggagagactCGCCTGATGAGCTCGGCCTGAGCCGGGGTGATTGACGAAGCcatgctgtcgtcgtcgtagaATGAAGGGCTCTCAAGAGGAGGGATACATGGGCGAAGAAGGGGCTTGGAAAGTACAGCGTAAGGCAGACCAGGTTACCGCCGGCCGGATATTATTATGAAAGAAGGAGAAACGAAAAAAAGGGTATTTCAGCGTGTCGCGCAGGACACTGTCATGACGGCTGAGCGGTGTTGTTGTACTGGGCTTTGTTTGCGCAGGTGGTTGCAAAAAGATTCTGTAGTGACGGACGGGTTtgaggtggacgaggcgcGGGAAGGACCAGAAAAAAGGTGGAGACGCGTGGGCGGTGACTGGCCAATCCGGCACCCCTCATTCACTGCGGGTAGGTAGTACGAGGTACAGTGCTTGCTTTTGGATCGGCCACCCGGCCACCCGGCCACCCGGTCTGCCCAGTGCCCGCTGACTTACTCGCTCATCACCTGCGTCAAACAAGACAAACCTGCTGTCACCTGATGAGTCTGCTGAATTGATAATTTGATGGGTCTCGAACCCTGCGGTGATGCGGAAAGGGTACTTCATATTTCATCCTGTTCCGAGACCAAGAAACATAGAGCTGCAGTGAAATGGTCTTGGTTGTGTATGAGCTTTCGTCTACATAATGGCTCACTAAGCTTCAGTTCCAAACTGATCCCAACGATCCATCAATCGATCCATCCATacatccatccgtccatcccCATGGCTTCTTCTGCAAAACGTTCCAGTACAAAACGATCATGTTACACGACGGAATGTCGGCATGTTGAAAGGGTGGCGAGCGTCTTCGTTCTTGTCTGTTTACGACTCATGACGGTCTTTCCCAGTTGCTGCCGGATGGACGCTCCCATAAAAATGAACCCCATAGCAAAATGCAGCGCATTAAACAACTGAACGACTCCCAAATAATGAAAAGTAGATAAAGTGATTCCTCTTCGCCAAGTCGTTCCCTCTCGAATTcccacacacgcacacacgcataCACACGGCAGCCTACAATCAGCAAGCGCATCCCTCCTTCGCCGCGTCTCTAGAGCCCGTCAGGCTGACTCGCTGCTGTTCGTCTGCGCCCCGACTCACGGCGTGCGATGCGCCCGGGCCTCGTGCGCTCTTCAGAGACGTCTCTgggatggcgttggcgatcGCCGTGAAGACCTCCGTGACGTTGTGGCCCGTCTTGGCACTCgtctcgaagaagagcaggctctcctcctcggcataCGTCTTGGCCTCCTCTGTGGAGATCTTGCGGGCGTCGCCGGAGTCCTCCCCGTCCGCCTCCTCGTTGTCACCGGCAGACCCGGACTCGGCGTCGTTTGTCAGAtcgagcttgttgccgacgagggcgatgacgatACCAGGCGAGGCTTGTCGTTGGAGCTCGGCGACCCAgtgcttggccttgatgagtgacgtcggcttcgtgaGGTCgtagacgacgagggcggcttGAGCGTTGCGGTAGTACATGGGCGCCAGCGAGGCGAAACGCTCCTGGCCGGCGGTATCCCAGATCTCAAACTTGATCGTTCGGGTGGGCAGATTGCACTTTTGCGTCAGGAAAGCAGCTGCACGAAGGGTCAGCGGGTTGGCTCCTGGCTCCAATGACTGGTCTGCGGACCGGACGGCAATGCTTCGCACCTCCAATAGTTGGCTCCTTGTTTTCTTGGAAATCGTTGTTGACGAAGCGCAGAACAAGCGACGACTGCGATGCGTTTAGCATAAGATTCAAGATGTTGGCTGGGATCGGATGGTGGCTGTACCTTTCCTACGGCAGCTTCACCAAGCAAGACCAGCTtgacgctgctgctcggcTTCGGGGCACCGCCGGATCCATCCATCTTTATCGGTAATCAGGTCGATAACGACAGCCTCTTTGTGGATTGTGGATTCGCGGTAGGgcggagaggggggaagggggtaAATTTCAACGTTTGGTTCGGATTGAGGAGAGCGACAGATTTAAATCAAGTTGCTGCCTTCGTGATGGGTGGTTGGTTGGACGGTTTTCGGCGGTGGTAGGATGCACTGTAGCTCGGCCACTGAAACAACGAGGGTGAGGCGCAACAATGACGAAGCGCCCCCCCCCGAACGACGCACCGCCCCCGGCGTGTGTTGGCCAATGCTCTTGCTCTCAGCTACCAGATGATCAAGAGGTGGGGGGTGCGGATGATTGATGCGCCGGAGTCCGCCACAATTCCCGCCTAAAATCCTAGTTCAAGTTGTTCAGCAGGGCCCGCGCCAATGcgtgctgcagcagctgctaggcggcagaaaaaaaaaagttccTTGACCACCCATTAGGACGCCCAATTCTTGAGGGACTGTCCCCGAAGACTTACAAGACTTCAgctttctctctttcgccCACCCCGATATCGTTCAGACATACGTTCGATACTGGGAAACGAAGCTGAAATCATGGCGCCCGAGtcaaagaaagaaaaggcgCCGAAACGGGTCAACCTTTTGGACGACAGCGACtcagacgaggaggatggaggggcaGACATCGCGACGCCGCAGCTGAAGGTTAACGAGGAGTACGCGAAGCGCTTCGAGCACAACAAGAAGCGCGAGGAACTACAAAGATGTGAGTAGGAACCAATTGCATTCTGTGTGGCATTGGGAAACATTTTCTtacaaaacaaaacaaaaacagTGGAGGAAAAGTACAAGAAAACCGGCAAAGGtaacaacgacgacgacgactcaGACGCCGACTCGTCTTCATCGGACGAgaccgaggacgaagaggggTTCCTCGCGACGGAGGACCTAGACGCCCAAATCTCGGCCACGCTCAGCGCGATCAAGAACAAGGACCCGAGGGTGCTCGACAAGAacttttccttcttccaggaagccgccgctgccgaggcgACGccctccaagaagaaggagaagcctCTGTTCCTCAAGGACTACCACCGCGAAAAGATTCTGGCCGGAGGCGTCGGAgcctcggacgacgaggacgaagacggcccgccgccgccgcagacaTACAACCAGGAGCAGGACGCCCTCAAGAAGTCCATTGTCTCGGAgatcaacaaggccgccgagtcGGACAACGAGGATGACTTTGTTCAGCGGAAGCCGGGACAGGAAGTCGTGCAGCCGgtggacctcggcgacgagggcatcCACCCGGCGCGCGCGGCCAACGTCAACCCgtacaagaagaagaccaagaagcagatcaccgaggaggacatcgCCAATGCCGAAAAGGACCCGGAGCTCTTCCTATCCAACTTTATGGCGGCGCGCGCTTGGACCGAGGGCGGAGAGCACAACTGGAAGGCGTTCGAGTcagacgagggcgagggcgacgagggcgagctATACGACAAGTTCGAGGAGGCCTACAACCTCCGCTTCGAGGACCCGGACAAGGCCAACCAGGCCCTGAAGACGTACTCGCGTGAGATTGTCAGCGCGCGGTCGGTCCGCAAGGAGGCGGCCAGCTCGCGCAAGAAGCAGCGCGAAGCCGAGCGGGAGCGCAAGGAGGCggagaagcagcagcgcAAGGATGAGAAGGCGCGCCTGCGCAAGctcaagctcgaggaggccgaggagaagctcaagaagaTCAAGCACGCGGCGGGCGTGAGCGGCAAAGagctcaaggacgaggagtgGCTGCGCTTCCTCAACGACGCGTGGGATGACGACAAGTGGGAGGACGAGATGAAGCGCCGGTTCGGCGAGGACTACTACGCCGTGGCCGAAggcgccggctccgactCGGAAGAGGATGCGGAcgcggaggacggcgacgacgacaagaagcggaagaagaagaagaagcccaagaagcccacatgggacgacgacatcgacatcaaggacatcatCCCCGACTTTAAGGACGTTACGGAACACCCGCAAATCACCCTCTCGGACGACGAAacagcagctgcagcagcagccgccgccgccgcggaagagcaagaagaagacgacgacgacgaagatgaagatggacGCCCATCCAAGAAGCGCAGGACGACAAAGGACCTCAAGAAGGAACGCCTGGACGCCAaaaaggccgccaaggcggAGCGcgccaagctcgaggccctcgtGGACGCCAAGATGGACCTCGACATCcccgcgtcctcgtcgtccaggaacgccggcggcgatggcgaggtgCCGGCCTTCCGGTACCGCGAGACGTCGCCCCAGGCCTTCGGCATGACGGCGCGCGACATCCTGCTAGCGCCCTCGGACGCGGCGCTCAACAGCTTCGCCGgcctcaagaagctcgcGACGTtccgcgacgaggacaagaagcgcaaggacaagaagcgcctcggcaagaaggcccgcctccgccagtGGCGCCGGGAGCACTTTGGCCAGGAGTACGAGCGCACGGGGCCGACCtttggcctcgacgaggtcgaggtcaaggagaagaagagccgGAAGCGGGGGAAGcgcgcggccggcggcggcggtggcgacggtggcgagagggccgaggagaacatcgaggacggcggcgccgcgctggacggcgagagcaagaagcgcaagaggtcgagggggaagaagaaggccgatggcgtcgccgaggagtgagagacagagagagagagagaaagagaaagaaagaaaaagattTTAGTGTAGCAGCGTCTTTTTTCTtatgccgccgccgaaaaAAAGCATCAACGGAGTCGACATCACTTCTTCCCTCTggttttcctttttttttttctcttttttttcccctcccctttccaaGTTTGGTTTGTATTTGGGTCCCCGGGGCATTTTAGAAAAAATTAGTAGTGTATTTAGACCACTCAACGATACCATGTACAGgtttcccccttttccccctcgAACCATCCCGCACCGTGACCGGTAATGGACCAAAAACGTGAACGCCTGACGGGAAACGATCACCAGAGGCTTCACATCTcacaccccccaccccccctcgTTTCCATTCAGCTTTAATGGTAGGTGTCTCAACAAGTAGCTTCAATATTTAAATCGCTAAGATGGTACACCACCCACCCGCCTAACCAATCCCATCTTTTGTAAATCCCCGTCCAGGTATAACACCGCGTCCCATTCCCTTTTCCCGTCATGTAGTCATAAATaaaagaaggggaaacaTGGATACAGAGGAGGAACATCCAAGacagtgtgtgtgtgcatgtgcGTACAATGTACAGTTCGATACATGGTGCCATTATGGCTTAGAAGGCACGCTCGGCGCGCTGTGTTGTGCTTATCCCAATCCCGGTCCCGATCCCGCTTCGCAATCTCGGCCAGTCGGGTCAGCGCGCCCCGTGGTGTAAGCCGTTGCCAAACATGTTGCCGAACCCGTCCAGGCCCATACCCATGTCTTGGCCGATCTCGGGCGGCTCCATGTTGAAGGGCATGAACCACGCAGTCGACGCCTCTTGGCCTCCAAACCCTgacatgctgctgctgctgccgccatTGTTGTCTGGGTGTCCGTGGCCGGGCCCGCCCATGCCATTgaggttgccgccgcggTGGGAACGCGAACGCGCCCCCGGTAGGCTGTGAGCGCCGTGGGCATTCGAGGGCATGCCGTCCCAGTCGATGCCGTCGAAATGACTCATGTTCCCCTGCTCCATCGAATAGCCGCCGAAAACGAGCTGCCGGTCGAGGGGCTGCAAAATCCCGTTCTGCTGGTTCAGCGACATGTTGAGCATGTCGGGGGTGTAAAAGGCCGACGTGTCCGGGTGGTGGTGTCCGAACTGGCTGACGGCGATGGGACTAATGGGCGAGAGGGCGTGGTAGTTGGATCCCTGTGAGTGAGATGCGGTGAGGGGGTTGAAGCTGGTTGGGCCGCTGgtctggccgccgagggagcCTTGCATGCCTCTCTGGTGCTGCATGCGGGCACTCAGCTGCTCTTGTGCCGTGACGGCGATGTTCTcggtggtggagggcggTTCCGCGTGGCCTCCGTCCGGTCTCATACCGGCGGTGCTCAACTTCTTTCCGGCAAAGGCCTTGCGCTTGGACGGGTTCGGCCTCGAAGGGTGGCTCTCTGTGCCGCGAGGCGGCGACAGGTTGGTAAAGTACTCCTCGACGGTATGCAGCTCGGGCTTCTGCTccaggacggcgtcgtcgcccttctccttcttcttcagcgtAGCCGGGTCCGTGAAGTCGGATTGCGAAACGCCATGGGGGTATCGGTCGAACCAGTCGCCGTACTGGAAAATGGgagaggccgtcgaggcctcCTTGGTCGCGGATCCCTGTctggcggcatcggcgtaTGTCCGGTATTGGTCACGAAGGTTTTCCGTCATGTAGTGGAACATGCCCCAGTACCTCTTCATCTTGGAGAGAAACTTGACGTTGGTTGCCAGGTTTCTCTTCGAGGCCGCCTCCACGGCAGGGTTGCCGGAAAAGATGCCGAGAACGTGGATGGTTCCTGAAGAGAACGCGCAGTATCCAACAAAGGGGGCAGTGACCATGTGCGACTCGGCATCTTTGAGGATCTCGGAGATGCGGTTAGCCGCCGCGAACGTcttgtcgccggccttggcgacaAAGTCCCTGGGAACCCCTTGGGCCGCGGGGCTGTTTGGTGTTGCCACGGCGACACGGTTGAGGAACAAGATGTTTTGCTGTGTCGCGAtgtggaggaagagaaacTGGTTGGCCATCTTTTCCGTGTCATGGAGTGCCAGGTTCTCGGACGAGTATTGCAGGCACTCGGGGAGTTCGTCCAGCAGCTTTTCCGCCTCTTGAAGCAGCGTGGTGTACTCGGAATCCGGACTCCAGATGGGATGCGGGTCGAGCTCCTTTCCTCCTTGGTTCAGGTAGTTGATGATCTTGCCCCAGAGGGCGATGGTCTTGATCATGTGGGCGGCAACGCCCATGTTGTCTTTGGCATCGGCCATTTGGCCGTCGTCTACCGACACCGGATGGGGGACTTTGCCCTTGAGGGTttccgtcggcgccggcatgtCCAGTTGAAAATACTTCTCCTTGATTGGTAGCGGTATCTCGATGGTCTCCTCCCTCACGAACGTTGGCCGTTCGGTGCCCGAGGAGTTGAACCGGTCCATGAGAAAGCAGGCCCACATCGTCCGTCGTCGGATTTCCCGGTCGATGAAGCTCAGCTGCGAGGGCCCGCTACGGTTGAGGGGGTCGTGGTCCAAGTCCTTGTGGAGTTGCAGGGCGAACGCCATGCGGATTGCCTGCCCCGCCAGGGCCCAACTGCGCCCTCCGTGGCAGGTACCAAACTCGTGCAGGCCAAGAATCAAGAGGCATGTCAGTATCGTGATGTTGGGCCACTCGTATCGCCTGGTGCAAATGTCTCTGGCATGCGATGCCCACTCTTCGCCGCGTAGGAAATTGGGTGACGAGGTGATGAGCTTGGGATGGCTGGAGAAGCGGGCTGCAACGGCGCAAACAGACAAGATGAGAACGGGTGGCAGTGTGCCGGCTCTGCAAGAAGCCGATTAGCCTCGGTTAGCAGAAGCGATCCTTACGAGACGTACCTGAGCTTTCTCATATAACTCGGTTTGTGAAGCAAGTGGTAGGCTTGGCCGTAGATGTTTTCGAAAAAGACCTCGGCTAGATGTTCCTGGATCTCTTTGGACGGCAGTGCATCGAGTCCCTCGAGAAACAGCTTGTTGTCCTCCGCTTCCTGCGCCTGGAGTGATGTGGGCTTGTTGGATGTGTCGAGCATGGTCTTGGCCGGGGCCTTGGCCCAGTGGTCGAGGTCCTGGCCGAaggcttcgtcggcggctcgTTTCTTGGGACCGGCCTTGGCCGCGGGGAGGGTGCCCGGAATTGCCGGTTTGACAACGGCGCGGGTCAGCGAGGCAGCGTTCGAGTCGTGTTCGTTTTTAGGGACGATCTTGATGATACGCTCCTCCATACGCTTGAGACGCTTGTCCAACATGGCCATGTAGTCGGTCCTGGGCGCGGCCTTCCTCGTTGTGACCTTGTACACGCAGGGGATCCGGGAGCGCAGGCAGTGTTTGCAGGCTGGCTTTTCACCCGAGCATCGGATCTTCTTGCGGCGGCATGCGATACATGCCAACGGAAGCCGCTTTCGTTCCTTGCCAGCCTTGGTCTTCAGCTCACTCCATGCAGGCGTGTCGtccgtcttgtcgtccttgctGGCCTTTCCTCCCACGTCGGAGCCGTTGCCGGCGATCTGGGTGGCTAAGCCAaactcgtcggcgccggcatcctcgaggGGATTGTGCTCGGCATGACCGCTGTCCTGGCTACCGTCGTCCGAGGCAATTATGCTATGGCGTCGCTGGTCCATTGCGCCCGCGAAGGGGACGGGCATGACGGTTATGGAGTCCTGGCGGCCACCCAAGGAGGAGACCGAGGGACGGTGCGAGGTAGAAAACATGTCGGAAGGGTGGTCCGGCTCGCCGAAGAACATCATTGCATTCTGGTCGTGGAGTTCGGGAGGCGGGAAGGGAAAGTCGTCGGCAAAGTGAGTAGCGTCGACGAGACTCTGGGCGGCGCTGTTGGAGCGCATGCCGTCATTGGGAGTTCCGGAGGAAAATGCGTGGtgggaggccgaggaagtgGTTATATGAGATTGAGCGCCGGGCGAGTCCAGACCGTGCTGCGAGTGGTCGAGACTGACAGCTCTGAGTTGTTGGGCTTGGAGCTGCTGCAGACTACTAGATGACATTTTCCTTTGTCATGCACGAAACAAGGGAAGGATCAACGTAGTGTGCAGTCGAGGCGAGGACAGCGGAAGACGACGGTCACGAGCGAGCTGGGTCGTtgcacgcacgcacgcacgcacgcccGCCGGTCGGTGCTGGATAACGACGGCGTCCGTTCCCTCTCTGTCCCTGTCCCTGTCCCTGTTTATGCCTTTCGACCGCGGTGTaagtgtgagtgtgagtgtgatggcgagggcgagggcgagcgtGAGCAGCAGTGGGGGTCACAGCGGTCGCAAGAAAAGATCATTATACAGCGGAAGCACTTGTGCTTGGGGCGAGGAGCAGTAGTCCAGTCGCGTGTCCCGACGATTCTTGTCAGCGTTttcgtctccgtctcgccTGGTTGTGCTGGAGAGTTACAGATGTACAGAGGCTAAAGAAAAGAGGATTGGATGGGGATGAAtaggtgggggagggggggagatggaggagatgaGGCGTTGGAGGTTTGTCGGAGAGTAGAACTCGCGCTCGGCCAGTCGTTGAGCAGCAATCGAGGGCGGGGGAATAGGGACAGAAAGGCAAAGGGGAGCGAAACCAAGTCAtgcaagcaagcaaggtCTAGGCcaaaataaataaataaaaaagcACCCCAAACCAAACCAATCCAGCGGAGCAGATTTGCGATTTCGAGAGAGGAGATGGGGAATgtcgccggctttgctgcGGCAGCAAAAACTGGggttgggggaggaggacggtCGGCCGGGGTGGGGGGAGTGGAGGGATGGGGTCGTACTAGAGAGCTTGAGGGGGCGTGCGGTAATCGACGGCGTCTGATTGCCTGGACTGGCAAGTGTGATCCAGTCTAAACGGGGCTTTTGGGTGCGGTACAGGAAGTGTGCAGGCGTGCAGGCAGGGTAGGTAGGATAGTGGAGACTGGAAGGAGAGAGTTGGAGACTCCTAGTTGATACCAAGCGTTTTCGGCGGTGGAATTATGGGGGTGTGGGGGGGTGCCGGGTTGGTGCTGGAACGTGGCCGGGGGGAGTTAGGTCGGGCGGTCGTAGTGCACACGCTGCGTCTTCGTAGTGTAGGCTGGAGAGGTCtaggtcgtcgtcgtcgtgtgcAGCAGAGACAGGCCTGGCTGAGATGATCCTTTTTTCCCGAATACTTTTCCCCCTTCAACTCGTTTCCTCACCC encodes:
- a CDS encoding Putative small GTP-binding protein; translation: MDGSGGAPKPSSSVKLVLLGEAAVGKSSLVLRFVNNDFQENKEPTIGAAFLTQKCNLPTRTIKFEIWDTAGQERFASLAPMYYRNAQAALVVYDLTKPTSLIKAKHWVAELQRQASPGIVIALVGNKLDLTNDAESGSAGDNEEADGEDSGDARKISTEEAKTYAEEESLLFFETSAKTGHNVTEVFTAIANAIPETSLKSARGPGASHAVSRGADEQQRVSLTGSRDAAKEGCAC
- a CDS encoding uncharacterized protein (Putative zn(2)Cys(6) fungal-type DNA-binding domain, transcription factor domain, fungi); translated protein: MSSSSLQQLQAQQLRAVSLDHSQHGLDSPGAQSHITTSSASHHAFSSGTPNDGMRSNSAAQSLVDATHFADDFPFPPPELHDQNAMMFFGEPDHPSDMFSTSHRPSVSSLGGRQDSITVMPVPFAGAMDQRRHSIIASDDGSQDSGHAEHNPLEDAGADEFGLATQIAGNGSDVGGKASKDDKTDDTPAWSELKTKAGKERKRLPLACIACRRKKIRCSGEKPACKHCLRSRIPCVYKVTTRKAAPRTDYMAMLDKRLKRMEERIIKIVPKNEHDSNAASLTRAVVKPAIPGTLPAAKAGPKKRAADEAFGQDLDHWAKAPAKTMLDTSNKPTSLQAQEAEDNKLFLEGLDALPSKEIQEHLAEVFFENIYGQAYHLLHKPSYMRKLRAGTLPPVLILSVCAVAARFSSHPKLITSSPNFLRGEEWASHARDICTRRYEWPNITILTCLLILGLHEFGTCHGGRSWALAGQAIRMAFALQLHKDLDHDPLNRSGPSQLSFIDREIRRRTMWACFLMDRFNSSGTERPTFVREETIEIPLPIKEKYFQLDMPAPTETLKGKVPHPVSVDDGQMADAKDNMGVAAHMIKTIALWGKIINYLNQGGKELDPHPIWSPDSEYTTLLQEAEKLLDELPECLQYSSENLALHDTEKMANQFLFLHIATQQNILFLNRVAVATPNSPAAQGVPRDFVAKAGDKTFAAANRISEILKDAESHMVTAPFVGYCAFSSGTIHVLGIFSGNPAVEAASKRNLATNVKFLSKMKRYWGMFHYMTENLRDQYRTYADAARQGSATKEASTASPIFQYGDWFDRYPHGVSQSDFTDPATLKKKEKGDDAVLEQKPELHTVEEYFTNLSPPRGTESHPSRPNPSKRKAFAGKKLSTAGMRPDGGHAEPPSTTENIAVTAQEQLSARMQHQRGMQGSLGGQTSGPTSFNPLTASHSQGSNYHALSPISPIAVSQFGHHHPDTSAFYTPDMLNMSLNQQNGILQPLDRQLVFGGYSMEQGNMSHFDGIDWDGMPSNAHGAHSLPGARSRSHRGGNLNGMGGPGHGHPDNNGGSSSSMSGFGGQEASTAWFMPFNMEPPEIGQDMGMGLDGFGNMFGNGLHHGAR
- a CDS encoding Putative KRR1 interacting protein, producing the protein MAPESKKEKAPKRVNLLDDSDSDEEDGGADIATPQLKVNEEYAKRFEHNKKREELQRLEEKYKKTGKGNNDDDDSDADSSSSDETEDEEGFLATEDLDAQISATLSAIKNKDPRVLDKNFSFFQEAAAAEATPSKKKEKPLFLKDYHREKILAGGVGASDDEDEDGPPPPQTYNQEQDALKKSIVSEINKAAESDNEDDFVQRKPGQEVVQPVDLGDEGIHPARAANVNPYKKKTKKQITEEDIANAEKDPELFLSNFMAARAWTEGGEHNWKAFESDEGEGDEGELYDKFEEAYNLRFEDPDKANQALKTYSREIVSARSVRKEAASSRKKQREAERERKEAEKQQRKDEKARLRKLKLEEAEEKLKKIKHAAGVSGKELKDEEWLRFLNDAWDDDKWEDEMKRRFGEDYYAVAEGAGSDSEEDADAEDGDDDKKRKKKKKPKKPTWDDDIDIKDIIPDFKDVTEHPQITLSDDETAAAAAAAAAAEEQEEDDDDEDEDGRPSKKRRTTKDLKKERLDAKKAAKAERAKLEALVDAKMDLDIPASSSSRNAGGDGEVPAFRYRETSPQAFGMTARDILLAPSDAALNSFAGLKKLATFRDEDKKRKDKKRLGKKARLRQWRREHFGQEYERTGPTFGLDEVEVKEKKSRKRGKRAAGGGGGDGGERAEENIEDGGAALDGESKKRKRSRGKKKADGVAEE